The Conger conger chromosome 11, fConCon1.1, whole genome shotgun sequence genome includes the window GTTATTTGCTGCCCTCTAATGGCTGACTGGATTAATTCCATTCTAAACACAATCAATTACAGGAATGGCCACTAGGGGGAAGCCTGTTTGTGGCAGGTCACTGTGAGAAAAGTTAACAGCTCCTCACATCTTcaccatgtttttttgtgtcttgGCAATGTTGTCATTAGTCCTTATGGTCCACAcatattaaacataaaatgttattttatgaagAAAACAGGACACAAATAACTTACTCGTGCCTGAGTTTGTGTTTATATATTGAAACTATGTCCAGATGGGTTTCAGGTTTCATTTTAGAGTGTAACTCAACACTATATTTGCATTTCCTCTGTTCTTATGAAACAAGGAGGtccatttcaaaaaaaaaaaaaattctggtcAACACgatgcaaatgtatttaaatcatTCAAAGAGCTCACAACCTCCTCGTTCAGTGCGGCCTGAAGGTGTAAACAATGAGGAGGGCATACGCAGTTTTAACTGCTGAATGATGAGGGAGGTGTGAAGTGATCAACAGCTGAACTAGGGTTGCCACTTTTTACAAACCAAAATGTTgatgtttgtgtaatgtgtggccAAATACGATTTCAGCGTTTAAAAACATTGCTATGAAATTGCGAACAGGCAGTTGCAGTGTGTACattgctcccctggagcaatgtagggttaagggccttgctcaagggcccaaacagctgtgaggatcttatcatggcttcaccgggattagaaccaccgaccttgcgtctcccagtcatttaccttaaccactacactacaggccgcacaTAAGGCCCTTGAATCTCACCTACATCCTCAGCCAGTGTTCACCCGTGCTTGCGCATGCAGAGAGTTTATGGTGGACGGGGAATTACGAATAAGAAGTTGCGAATAAGAAACCAATTTATGCTGCGTTTAAAACCTTGAATGTTGAGGgcgaaagttttatttttaatatgacTGAccactgcatatatttttatctttggtAAAAGACCATGGTATAAGTGGAATAATCACTCCGAGGTggtaattattaaaattatattcaaaGTTTATTAACTTGTTATCTGTCTCCCTTGTTATCTAGCCTACCTGGGAGTCCGTAACTAAGGTAACGATGACGTTGACAAAGAACTGATAATACCTtgccattctcttctgcatatcactgatGTGGAGCTTCCCCACTGTGTTGCGTGAAATTATGTTGGTTTTATTTACTATCAAGTTATTCTCACCACTGTGAAGTATTTGTATGAAACAATGTGTAGGCTATGAAAATACGGGACAAATCGCGTAACTTATTGATTAAATGAGGGACGTAGCATTTCAACTCTAAGCTGAACCCTTGGCGTTGGCGTTGTCCAGCAGGGtcacgcacacgcgtgtgctgGTACTCTTCAGACACTTATCTCTGATCGTGCACCAcctgacccctgcctgtctcGGATAATTAGAACATTGCTAACGAAGGGGGGACtaattgaacatttttcattgcaGCAGTGAAAGGCACCTCTCAGGTCACTGAGTTCCATAAGGTTAGCTAATGAGACCATTAAGCTAATTATCCTCTTGCCCTGCAAGACGGACATCAATCGTTTTTGGACATTAGAGATATTAAtcaagcgtgtgagagagagagagagagagagagggagagagagagagagagagtgtgtgtgtgtgtgtgtgtgtgtgtgtgtgtcctgcacaTCCAGTCCTGTCCATGGAATTTCTGGATGTTTGCCCACTGTGTGCAGTAACAGTGCCAGCGTGTCATGGCAGTGTCAGCATGCCTGGAGAGTGCCAGCCAGGCTGGTCTGAGGTGATCTGGCAGAAGATTCCAGTTTATGGGGACCCATTTCATAAGTGCGGTCATGACATAATAGCAACGGGCAACAAACCCATCGTAAACCGCCTGCCAAACCATGACAACGGCCCCTCAAACCATGGCAACGGCCTCATTCCGCTGAAGATGAATTCACACATGGCTTTTGTTCCGAACTTTAATGCAAAATGCTATTACAATGAAATGGGAAAAGTggcacccccacacacctctattcccctctctcgctccctcgctctATCTCccttcccccctttctctccctctccatctctctttgcATGCACAGTCACGGCGGGCCCTTCTGTAATAAGTGCCCTCCCTGCCCTGTACATTCACCAGGTCAGGGCCCCAGGGCCCGCTCCCCTGTCCCGACGTCCGATGATTCACTCAGATTCGgcccggccccccccccccctcccctccccaccaggACCAGGGTATAAGAACCCCTAGAGAGAACCACAGACCCCAAGCGtcgactgtctctctctctccgaaaCGCTCCGCTCCGTTAAGAAGACCCAAACACGCAGTGAGTCcagctgtgttctgtccatattcatgcctgtctgtctgtgtctctgcttctgtctgtctgtctgtgtctgtctgtaagaGTGGATTCCTTCGTTGGTTAACCGGTCGCTGAAATGTTGAGATAACAGGTTTGATTTTGAATGTAGTGTTGCCGCTATGTTTTGTAGATGTATTTCATATGAAGAGTTCACTGAGTAAAGAACAGGGACCAGAGTCATCAGGGCTGTCAGGGTAGTATGAGGAGGGGATCCAATTTAAAATCCCTTAAATTCGGGGCTGTATTCTGTTCCGACCACCTGGATTCGCTATTTAGCAGAGTTCTTCAGCCAGAAGGTAGAACTAATTgatgaaatcagctggctgagttcacaGGTCGAGGAAACACATGACAGGACTTTTCTTACCCccggactttccacctctggtccGATTGGAATGTTCTGGCTCCAGAGGTGTCACTGTTcagaacagagctgtgtgtctgcgATGTGTAACTACGCGCTCTCCCACCTGCCCCAATTTGCCTTCATCGCTACCTTCTTCACCCTCCCTCCGGGGCAGAGATGTTCGGAGCCACTGTGTCCGTGTGCCTGCTGagcctgctgtctgtctgcacaGCCTGCTACATCTCAAACTGCCCCATCGGGGGCAAGAGATCTCTGTCTGACTCCCCACTACGGAAGgtgagcacatgtgtgtgtgtatgtgtccatcctccccatccctctctccctccctgtcctccatccctctctctcattcagatTCAGTTCAgcaatgctttattggcatgactgtATACAAACAATATTGGCAAAGCTATTAAGAATAAATCAAATGAACAATGACACATATGATTAACTGTaactaaatacatacaaaaaaagaaagaactaCATAAATAATAAGTAATCAAACCTACACACAATCTACATCTCTCTCAAAAAAACCTAATTAGCttcattactctctctcagTGCCCTTCACATTATGGCAGACAGAAATGTACTTTGGTGCTATTGGGGCTGGCaggatgaatgtttttttcctcagtTGTGTGGGAAAGGAAGTGTTTCAGTGAAACTTTGTTAAAGTAATGTGCCCTGAATATTCTTCATAGCCTATGAGAATTTACTCgatgctctctccccctctctccccctctcccaccctctctccccctctcccaccctctcccccaccctctcccaccctctctccccctctctccccctctcccccccctctctctcagtgcatgGTGTGTGGGCCCGGGGGCCGGGGTCGCTGTTTCGGCCCCAGTATCTGctgcggggcggggctgggctGCCTCCTGGGCTCTGCGGAGACGGCGCACTGCGCGGCGGAGAGCTACCTGGCCACGCCCTGCgcggcagggggcggggcctgtgggAGCGAGGGCGGGCACTGCGCCGCCCCCGGGATCTGCTGCAACGCAGGTGAGccgccagcagggggagcccaCACCCCGCACCACACAGccggtccccaaccctggtcctagagagctacaggctctgctggtttccggtgttactctgcacttgattaatcaattagagcagtcgATTACACGGTTTAGTCACATCACCTGATCAACGGGGGGCTGATTTTAAaggtgaaaataacaaaaaccagcagacccagtagctctccaggaccagggttggagaccaccgCACCACACACTCTATGAAAGGCTGACCGAGTTATCAAGCGTTATTGCCTCAATGGTCCAGGAATCAAGATGGAAGGAAGGATGTTAAACACAGGGCCGGCATAGGGTCAGAATAATTTATCCTTCGGCTACGCCAGAATCACAGGCCATGGAGACCCAGCCTGCAGAATCCTGCCTGCTGGTCTGTGGGTTTCTCTCTTATAGGGAGTGGGTGTTGAGCTGAATCCATGGTCAGGACAAGGTTTGTGCAAGTATGATGGTCAGTAGTCGTGTGTGTGGACTTCAGTGTTCTTGGTTTGGTTTGCAATCCTGGCGGTGgtatttgttgttgttcttcctCTTTTTTGCTTTATTGGCTTTTcttaatttgaaaaactttctttctgatgtgtctgctcTACTGCGCCAAACATCAGTATGAAAGTGAAACATTTTCCGCATAAGTATTTTTTCCTTATAAATCAGTCCACATGCAGTAAGATGTTGGCACGATGTCTTCGGGAATCATCTCTGTTAGCAATTAAATTACTACACATTGACCAGTtgaacacacgctcactctctgCCTATAGATTCttccagaaaaaaatgtttggctAAAGTAGCTTTTGTTTCACCAAACACATTGTAAAATTTGTCACACCTGTATTTTACAAGCGCTGCTACAGAGAAACCACAGGCTGTGTCCGAAATGGCTCACTACTCACAAATTCCTAATCCCTATGTAGTGAACGTGCAAATAGTGTACTAAAACAGTGAATTTGGACAGCAGATATCTTTTGTAATCGTTTATAGTTATTACTTGGCTGCACATTTGTTGCATATACATAGCTACAAAACCATTAACATACCATCTGGCCGGTTCTTAAAACATGACTCCAGAGGTCTTGCTTTTGATATTAAACCTAATTTTATCTTGCAGTGCCCAAAGTCCAGCTGCAGCTCACTTAACCCCTACACATTTATGGCCAAAAATTTAACAGAACAATAAGAGGATTGCCACTGGCACTTTTTAGCTGATAGGCGAACGACTGGACTGTAAATCATAGCAAATAATGGCATTCATGTCTGAATTTGGACATGAGACTAAGATGGCTGACGGGCAAAATAGTATACTGCTTAGTAAAATAGGGagccatttcagacacagccaTCATGGAATTCAAGAGAATTGCAGGCTTTAATCACACTGCAGATAAAACCGAGCCATAGTTATGTGATGCATTTGATTGGCCTATATGGTGGGTGACTGACTGCATCCCATCCAATCTCATCCTTCATCTCTGCCACACTATGACTAGATGTAATTGATTGTCATTGGAAAATGATTGATTAACTTTCACCTGTATGGTTTGGATTTTAGTTCTCCTAGAGGTCTCAGCTTGCGTTGTTCCCATTTCACCACAGAGAGCTGCATCCTTGACCAATCCTGTTCAgccagtgatgatgatgatgatgatcagatcggccaatcagagagcagcAGCCTGGATGGAGACATCCTTATGAGGCTCCTGAACCTTGCTGGCCACACCCCTCCACATTGGACCAACTAATGAGACGCCAAGGATGATGGGTTCAGGGGAAGGGTCTAAACTGGAAGGGAAGGGTCTAAACTGTCTCTATCCAATAGTACCCCTGAATGTGTATATAAAATGAGTCCTATACTAAGTTTGTACAACATATTGATATCAACAAATATATGCATAAATGTTATTAACGTTATTAAGTTAATACTGGTTCTGTAAAGTACTGTGTTGGGGAAAGAATTGTGCTAGTGACAAATAAAGCTGGTTAGATGAGAACCTCTGCTCCAGCCGACTGCTTATTCCCCATATGACCAACAGAGGGAGACACTGTGCTCAGATTATACTGACACTAGGGGATAGAGGAAcaaagatgcacacacacacacacacacacacaggctcgtacacacacagacaaaccaatactcacgcacacacacacacacacacacacagacacaaatacacacacctacaatcatgcacatacacgcacacacacacacacacacaggcttgtatacacgcagacacaccaatactcatgcacacacacacacacacacacacacagaaaggcttgtacacacacagacacaccgatactctctctcacacacacacacacacacacacacacacacacacacaggcacaaacacacgcacctacaatcatgcacatacacgcacacacacacacaggctcgtatacacagagacacaccaatattcatgcacacacacacacacacaaaggctcgtacacacacagacacaccaatactcatgcacacgcacacgcgcacacacacaaacacacacacctacaatcatgcacatacacatacacacacacctaaaacaCCAGTTCTGATGAGAATCCAATGAACATCACTATTTGAGCACTCAAGGGGGCGGGCATCCGGTCACACGATGATCTGACTGATATTTATTGGAGATTCAGATAAAGAATCATGAGTCACTCAATCTGATAGCAGGCTGTACATAAAACATCAAACAACTCAGAGAGTGCGTCGACATTTATCAGCCGGTTAATGTACCTCTACAACCTGCATACACTCAGGTCAGGTAGTTCACTTGTGAaaaaatgccacgtaatgtaacttGTGCCTGCCtctcaaaacacacaccccctcatacaaacacacacacatacacacacacacacacaccctcatacaaacacacacacacacacaccctcatacaaacacacacacatacacacacacacacacacacataccctcatacaaacacacacacacatacacacacacacacataccctcatacaaacacaccccctcatacaaacacacacacatacacacacacacacataccctcatacaaacacacacacacatacacacacacacacataccctcatacaaacacacacacatacacacacacacacataccctcatacaaacacacacacacaccccctcatacaaacacacacacatacaaacacacacacacatacacacacacacacataccctcatacaaacacaccccctcatacaaacacacacacatacacacacacacacataccctcatacaaacacacacacatatacacacacacacacacacaccctcatacaaacacacacaaacatacacacacacaccctcatacaaacacacacacttacacacacacacaccctcatacaaacacacacacacacacacacacacacacataccctcatacaaacacacacacatacacacacacacacacacataccctcatacaaacagacacacacaccctcatacaaacacacacacacactcacacaccctcatacaaaCAATGCATaccctcatacaaacacacgcacacacacatacaaacacacacataccctcatacaaacacacaccctcatacaaacacacactcacacgcataccctcagacaaacacacactcacacacataccctcatacaaacatacacacacacatgccctcatacaaacactcacacacacacacacacacacccttatacaaacacaaatacacacacacttgtgagACCTGGAGTGCATCTCCATCAGTATTATCTCATGAAGCccctgtctgtgggtctgttcCAGGGTGCATTACCTTATCTGGTAGAGCTGTGGACTCTCCATCTATGTGTGCtggtttgcgtgtgtgtctgtgtgtgtttgtttgtttgcgtgatatattttatgttatatCTTAAAACTTTAAGCCACATATGTATATGAATGATAAGTAGTAATAATgatattggcaatattttcacacatttgtgTGGGCAAAAGAGAGTTGCCGATTAGAACAGTTATTTAAGCAGCTATCTGCTCTTTTTTGGACTGTTTCCAGTGACTTCCATCACACGATGGAGTGGGAGAACACccgtgaggaggtgtgtgtgtgtgtgtcactatAAGACCATCGTCCCTCTAAGAAACaggtatatttgtgtgtgtatgtgtgtgtatgtgtgtcactaTAAGACCATAGTCCTTCTAAGAAAcaggtttatttgtgtgtgtgtgtgtgtgtgtatgtgtgtgtgtatgtgtcactATAAGACCATAGTCCCTCTAAGAAAcaggtttatttgtgtgtgtgtttgtgtgtgtgtgtgtgtgtgtgtgtgtgtgtgtgtgtatgtgtgtcactaGAAGACCATAGTCCTTCTAAGAAAcaggtttatttgtgtgtgtgtgtgtgtg containing:
- the LOC133141201 gene encoding isotocin-neurophysin IT 2-like; its protein translation is MFGATVSVCLLSLLSVCTACYISNCPIGGKRSLSDSPLRKCMVCGPGGRGRCFGPSICCGAGLGCLLGSAETAHCAAESYLATPCAAGGGACGSEGGHCAAPGICCNAESCILDQSCSASDDDDDDQIGQSESSSLDGDILMRLLNLAGHTPPHWTN